In Sceloporus undulatus isolate JIND9_A2432 ecotype Alabama chromosome 10, SceUnd_v1.1, whole genome shotgun sequence, the following proteins share a genomic window:
- the HVCN1 gene encoding voltage-gated hydrogen channel 1 → MSMYLKHFTVVGDDPTQWNNDYKKWEEEEMEEEREGKMPDTAVKVDSAPRPPSFREVMKKLFQSHKFQILIVGLVIFDAVLVLGELLLDLKIIHPDKNEIAPKVFHYLSLSILTLFLVEVSFKLFAYRLEFFKHKFEVLDAIVVIVSFVLDIVLLFREHEFEALGLLILLRLWRVARIINGIILSVKTRSEQQVSKLKQANLQLTVKVQQLESSCAEKELEIERLNNLLKQHGLLSQLR, encoded by the exons ATGTCAATGTACCTGAAGCATTTTACAGTGGTGGGGGATGATCCCACTCAGTGGAACAATGACTACAAgaaatgggaggaagaagagatggaggaggaaagggaaggaaagatgcCGGACACGGCAGTCAAAGTCGACTCTGCGCCTAGGCCACCATCCTTCCGGGAAGTGATGAAAAAGTTGTTCCAGTCGCACAAATTTCAG ATATTGATTGTCGGCCTAGTTATCTTCGATGCTGTCTTGGTGCTTGGGGAACTGCTTTTGGACTTAAAAATCATCCATCCGGACAAAAATGAGATTGCACCCAAG GTCTTCCACTACCTGAGCCTCTCCATTTTAACCCTCTTTCTGGTGGAAGTGAGCTTCAAGCTCTTTGCTTACCGCCTCGAGTTCTTCAAACACAAGTTTGAAGTCCTGGATGCCATTGTCGTCATTGTCTCCTTCGTCCTTGATATTGTTCTCCTGTTCCGGGAGCACGAGTTTGAAGCCCTTGGGTTGCTGATCCTCTTGAGATTGTGGCGAGTGGCCAGGATTATCAATG GGATCATTTTGTCAGTGAAGACGCGGTCTGAACAGCAAGTGTCCAAGCTGAAGCAAGCCAACCTGCAGCTCACTGTGAAGGTCCAACAGCTGGAAAGCAGCTGTGCAGAGAAG GAGCTAGAAATTGAAAGGCTCAACAACTTGTTGAAACAACATGGACTTCTCAGCCAGCTCAGATAG